The following are encoded in a window of Magnolia sinica isolate HGM2019 chromosome 11, MsV1, whole genome shotgun sequence genomic DNA:
- the LOC131218908 gene encoding alpha-dioxygenase PIOX-like — MSKLIEIFKSLYSPRHQINEVHKRMTLIDRLLLFVVQFVDSFGIWHRLPVFLGLLYLAIRRRLHERYNLLNVGESPTSLGHNPASHAYRTVDGKYNDPSNALAGSQGTFFGRNMLPSPQKDMVMKPDPVVVATKLLARKKMVDTGKQFNMIAASWIQFMIHDWIDHLEDTKQIEIIAPSSVANECPLKAFRFYKTKEVRTGSYEIKSGHLNTRTAWWDGSAIYGSNAEKLSRVRTFKDGKLVISDDGLLPHDNNGILISGDVRNSWVGVSVLQALFVKEHNAVCDKLKDNYPDLDDEELYRYARLVTSAVIAKIHTIDWTVELLKMDTLRAGLRANWYGLLGKTFKDRFGHTGNSTLSGFVGTGKSENHGVPYSLTEEFVGVYRMHSLLPDEILLRDIGSTPGKNKSPLVLKGVPMKELIGLEGEKKIGNIGFETQMVSMGHQACGALELWNYPQWMRDIIAQDINGKNRPDHVDMPALEIYRDRERNVARYNQFRRNMFMLPITKWEDLTNDKEAIAVLHEVYGDNVESLDLQVGLMAEKKIKGFAISETAFFIFLLMASRRLEGDRFFTSNFNEETYTKEGLKWVNTTESLSDVLGRHYPDTVDKWMNSTSAFSVWDSDPSPTNIVPLYLRIPN; from the exons ATGAGCAAGCTCATTGAGATATTCAAGTCACTCTATTCTCCTCGCCatcaaatcaatgaagttcatAAGAGAATGACTCTCATCGACAGGCTACTTTTATTT gtTGTCCAATTTGTAGACAGTTTTGGGATTTGGCACAGATTGCCTGTGTTCTTGGGCCTTTTGTACCTAGCCATAAGAAGACGTCTGCATGAGCGATACAATCTCCTCAATGTGGGAGAGTCCCCAACTAGCTTAGGGCATAACCCCGCAAGTCATGCCTATAGAACGGTGGATGGAAAGTATAACGATCCATCAAACGCTCTAGCTGGTAGCCAGGGGACATTTTTCGGACGGAACATGCTTCCTTCTCCACAGAAAGACATG GTTATGAAGCCAGATCCCGTCGTTGTTGCAACAAAGCTACTTGCTAGGAAGAAGATGGTAGACACAGGAAAGCAATTCAACATGATAGCTGCATCTTGGATCCAATTcatgatacatgactggattgacCATCTTGAGGATACCAAACAG ATAGAGATTATAGCCCCTTCATCAGTTGCAAACGAATGCCCGCTCAAGGCATTCCGATTCTACAAGACGAAGGAAGTCCGTACAGGCTCTTATGAAATCAAGAGTGGGCATTTGAATACTAGGACTGCATGGTG GGATGGTAGTGCTATCTATGGAAGCAATGCAGAGAAACTGTCACGTGTTCGGACCTTCAAAGATGGGAAGCTTGTCATCTCCGATGATGGTCTTCTTCCTCACGATAACAATGGTATTTTGATCTCTGGCGACGTGCGGAACAGTTGGGTTGGTGTTTCTGTGTTGCAAGCACTCTTTGTTAAAGAACATAATGCAGTATGTGACAAGCTTAAG GACAACTACCCGGACCTCGATGATGAAGAACTATACCGTTATGCACGGCTGGTGACGTCTGCAGTCATCGcaaagatccacaccattgattggACGGTCGAATTACTTAAAATGGATACTCTCCGTGCTGGATTGCGAGCTAATTG GTATGGATTGCTTGGGAAGACATTCAAAGACCGTTTTGGGCATACTGGGAATTCAACACTGAGTGGGTTCGTTGGGACAGGAAAATCTGAGAACCATGGTGTCCCTTATTCACTTACAGAGGAATTTGTGGGTGTTTATAGAATGCATTCTCTCCTTCCTGATGAGATCTTGTTAAGGGATATAGGTTCCACTCCAGGGAAGAACAAGTCCCCTCTTGTTCTTAAAGG GGTTCCAATGAAGGAATTGATTGGACTTGAAGGGGAGAAGAAGATCGGTAACATCGGATTCGAAACCCAGATGGTGTCGATGGGCCACCAAGCTTGCGGCGCACTCGAGCTATGGAACTACCCACAATGGATGAGGGACATCATAGCTCAAGACATCAATGGAAAGAACAGACCTGACCATGTTGACATGCCGGCGCTTGAAA TAtatagagacagagagagaaacgTAGCACGATACAACCAATTCCGAAGGAACATGTTCATGCTGCCAATCACAAAATGGGAAGATCTGACCAATGATAAGGAAGCCATCGCTGTTCTTCATGAAGTCTATGGTGACAATGTAGAGAGCCTGGATTTGCAAGTTGGTCTCATGGctgagaagaagatcaagggctTTGCAATTAGCGAGACCGCcttcttcattttccttctcaTGGCATCCAg GAGATTGGAAGGTGATCGATTTTTCACGAGtaacttcaatgaggagacataTACCAAAGAAGGCTTGAAATGGGTGAATACAACAGAGAGCCTGAGTGATGTACTCGGTCGTCACTATCCGGATACGGTCGATAAATGGATGAATTCTACGAGCGCGTTCTCCGTTTGGGATTCAGATCCGTCACCAACTAACATCGTTCCCCTCTACCTTCGGATTCCTAATTAA
- the LOC131218048 gene encoding uncharacterized protein LOC131218048 gives MQGRSIAENIAISQELLKDLNRKVRGGNIVLKLDMEKAYDRLDWYFLKQVLFKFGFCSSWITLVEKCWANAWFSVLVDGEASGFFKSLRGMRGLASLRALKSFLDGYQQGMGQKVNLQKSSFLHSPKLGEARVRAIEAILEIARASRVFMYLGVH, from the exons ATGCAAGGTAGATCAATTGCAGAGAATATTGCTATTTCCCAAGAGCTTCTCAAAGATTTAAACAGAAAGGTTCGGGGTGGTAATATTGTGCTTAAGTTGGATATGGAAAAAGCCTATGATAGGTTAGATTGGTATTTCCTAAAGCAAGTTTTATTCAAATTTGGTTTCTGTTCCTCGTGGATCACGCTAGTTGAGAAATGTTGGGCCAATGCTTGGTTCTCAGTGCTTGTTGATGGGGAGGCTTCAGGATTCTTCAAATCCTTGAGAGGGATGAG GGGTCTTGCATCCTTGAGGGCTTTGAAGTCGTTCCTTGATGGATATCAACAAGGCATGGGGCAAAAAGTCAACCTTCAAAAGAGCTCTTTCCTCCACTCTCCTAAGCTGGGTGAAGCTAGGGTGAGAGCAATTGAAGCGATTCTTGAGATTGCTAGGGCGTCAAGGGTGTTCATGTATTTGGGAGTCCATTAG